The Citrifermentans bemidjiense Bem genome window below encodes:
- a CDS encoding DUF4401 domain-containing protein — MKIAARFELWERLRQARLVTGDLLSAPSSTWYIRAMLGFAGWIGAWFILGFVGTSFAMVMRSAGAASFAAILCCGGAYAIFRLPSKGDFAGQFGLAVGLAGQALFAVAIFKELSPSISLGCFIFFCVEALLTVLMPNFMHRIFTTVAAVAALFYASVQAGLHGVVLSIVAAACAVVWRGEMRLAARAELWQPVGYGLALGVLQLAAYSAAGEAMLSGLHHGEADWLQRHGNDVGTALVAVIFLAVTVQILKELDIEVSGKEGIAIVSCMALIMAASFPTHGLAAAALILILGFAGGNRVLFGLGLMAVASFLSHYYYQMRETLLIKSMILAATGTLLLVARWGLLRLIPAKGGRQDA; from the coding sequence ATGAAGATCGCGGCACGCTTTGAGCTGTGGGAAAGGCTGCGGCAGGCCCGGCTGGTAACAGGGGATCTTCTCTCCGCACCATCCTCCACCTGGTATATCAGGGCCATGCTGGGGTTCGCCGGGTGGATCGGCGCCTGGTTCATCTTGGGGTTCGTCGGCACCAGCTTCGCCATGGTGATGCGGAGCGCCGGGGCTGCGAGCTTTGCGGCGATACTTTGCTGCGGCGGTGCCTATGCGATCTTCCGGTTGCCATCGAAAGGAGACTTTGCGGGACAATTCGGTCTGGCGGTGGGACTTGCGGGACAGGCGCTATTCGCCGTTGCCATCTTCAAGGAACTAAGCCCCAGCATATCGCTTGGCTGCTTCATATTTTTTTGCGTCGAGGCGCTCCTTACGGTGCTGATGCCCAACTTCATGCACCGCATTTTCACCACCGTCGCGGCAGTGGCAGCACTCTTCTATGCATCTGTGCAGGCCGGACTGCATGGAGTTGTGCTTTCGATTGTCGCGGCTGCATGCGCGGTCGTCTGGCGCGGGGAGATGCGGCTGGCTGCGCGTGCGGAACTGTGGCAGCCGGTGGGCTATGGTCTCGCCCTCGGGGTGCTCCAGCTCGCGGCCTATTCAGCCGCGGGAGAAGCGATGTTGTCGGGCCTGCATCACGGCGAAGCCGATTGGTTGCAAAGGCATGGGAACGACGTGGGCACGGCACTGGTTGCCGTCATCTTCCTTGCGGTGACCGTGCAGATCCTTAAGGAACTGGACATCGAGGTCTCTGGTAAGGAAGGCATCGCCATCGTCTCTTGCATGGCGCTGATCATGGCGGCCTCTTTCCCGACCCACGGACTAGCTGCCGCGGCTCTTATACTGATTCTCGGATTTGCCGGCGGTAACAGGGTGTTGTTCGGTCTGGGTTTAATGGCAGTGGCATCGTTTCTGTCCCATTACTACTATCAGATGCGCGAGACACTGCTTATCAAATCGATGATTCTTGCAGCGACAGGGACGCTTCTCTTAGTGGCAAGGTGGGGGCTGCTGAGATTGATTCCGGCAAAGGGAGGGCGGCAAGATGCGTAA
- a CDS encoding sulfate ABC transporter substrate-binding protein, whose product MKQQIRTALLTLLVAALPLTAFAAQEFLNVSYDPTRELYQDFNKAFAKKSGQKATFKQSHGGSGKQARAVIDGLEADVVTLALAYDIDEISDKAKLIPANWQKRLPNNSSPYTSTIVFLVRKGNPKKIKDWNDLVKPGVSVITPNPKTSGGARWNYLAAWGYALKGGNETKAKAFVAELFKHVPVLDSGARGSTTTFVQRGQGDVLLAWENEAFLAVNELGKDKFEIVVPSLSILAEPPVTVVDKVVDRKGTRKLAEEYLKYLYSPEGQEIAARHYYRPRDKKVAAKYAKVFPKVKLVTIDDTFGGWRKAQKTHFADGGVFDQIYSGGK is encoded by the coding sequence ATGAAACAGCAGATTCGCACCGCATTACTCACACTGTTGGTGGCGGCCTTGCCGCTGACAGCCTTCGCCGCCCAGGAATTCCTCAACGTCTCCTACGACCCGACCCGGGAGCTGTACCAGGACTTCAACAAGGCCTTTGCCAAGAAGTCCGGGCAAAAAGCGACCTTCAAGCAGTCCCACGGCGGCTCCGGGAAGCAGGCGAGGGCAGTCATCGACGGGCTGGAAGCGGACGTCGTCACCCTGGCTTTGGCCTACGACATCGACGAGATCAGCGACAAGGCGAAGCTGATCCCGGCCAACTGGCAGAAAAGACTCCCCAACAACAGCTCTCCCTACACTTCGACCATCGTCTTCCTGGTGCGCAAGGGAAACCCCAAAAAGATCAAGGACTGGAACGACCTGGTTAAGCCGGGTGTCTCCGTGATCACCCCCAACCCGAAGACCTCCGGCGGTGCGCGCTGGAACTACCTCGCCGCCTGGGGCTACGCGCTGAAAGGTGGCAATGAAACCAAGGCAAAGGCGTTTGTCGCCGAGCTCTTCAAGCATGTACCGGTGCTCGATTCCGGCGCACGCGGTTCCACCACGACCTTCGTGCAGCGCGGCCAGGGGGATGTGCTCCTCGCCTGGGAAAACGAGGCATTCCTCGCGGTCAACGAGCTGGGCAAAGACAAATTCGAGATCGTCGTTCCTTCGCTCAGCATCCTCGCCGAGCCGCCAGTGACCGTGGTCGACAAGGTGGTCGACAGGAAAGGGACCCGCAAACTCGCCGAGGAGTATCTGAAATACCTCTACTCCCCGGAAGGTCAGGAAATCGCCGCGAGACATTACTACCGTCCGCGCGACAAGAAGGTCGCCGCCAAGTACGCCAAGGTCTTCCCAAAAGTGAAGCTGGTGACCATTGACGACACCTTCGGAGGCTGGCGCAAGGCCCAGAAGACGCACTTTGCCGACGGCGGCGTTTTCGATCAGATTTACTCCGGCGGAAAGTAG
- a CDS encoding YezD family protein codes for MATTPEQAGKWNSDLEQKIRLALGDIRFGTVTLVIQDGKVIQLDKNEKIRI; via the coding sequence ATGGCGACGACACCCGAACAAGCTGGAAAGTGGAACAGCGATCTCGAGCAAAAGATCCGTCTGGCTCTCGGAGACATCCGTTTCGGGACGGTGACCCTCGTCATACAGGATGGCAAGGTCATCCAACTGGACAAGAACGAAAAGATCAGGATTTAG
- the pstB gene encoding phosphate ABC transporter ATP-binding protein PstB: MNNKVQLEQVNIHFGKNHAVKDISMTFPENSVTAIIGPSGCGKSTLLRSMNRMHDLVPSARVTGKILVDDGDIYDRGVDPVAIRRRVGMVFQKPNPFPAMSIYDNVIAGYKLNGRLPREEADEIVESCLKRVALWDEVKDRLKSNAMMLSGGQQQRLCIARTVAVKPEVILMDEPASALDPISTLKIEELIEELKERYTIIIVTHNMQQAARVSDYTAFLYMGDLVECGETKKIFTTPEVKRTEDYITGRFG, from the coding sequence ATGAACAACAAGGTACAACTGGAACAGGTCAACATACATTTCGGCAAGAATCACGCGGTGAAAGACATCAGCATGACCTTCCCCGAGAACAGCGTCACCGCCATCATCGGACCGTCCGGCTGCGGCAAGTCGACGCTCCTTCGCTCCATGAACAGGATGCACGACCTGGTCCCCTCGGCGCGGGTCACCGGCAAGATCCTCGTGGATGACGGCGACATCTACGACAGGGGCGTCGACCCGGTCGCAATCAGGCGTCGCGTGGGGATGGTGTTCCAGAAGCCGAACCCGTTCCCGGCCATGTCCATCTACGACAACGTCATCGCCGGCTACAAGCTGAACGGCCGACTGCCGCGCGAAGAGGCCGACGAGATCGTGGAAAGCTGCCTGAAAAGGGTGGCACTGTGGGACGAGGTGAAGGACCGGCTGAAGAGTAACGCCATGATGCTCTCCGGCGGCCAGCAGCAGCGCCTATGCATCGCCCGCACCGTCGCGGTGAAGCCCGAGGTGATCCTGATGGACGAGCCAGCCTCCGCCCTCGACCCTATCTCGACGCTGAAGATCGAGGAGCTGATCGAGGAACTGAAAGAGCGCTACACCATCATCATCGTCACCCACAACATGCAGCAGGCAGCGCGCGTATCGGACTACACCGCGTTTTTGTACATGGGGGACCTGGTCGAGTGCGGCGAGACCAAGAAGATATTCACCACCCCCGAAGTGAAGCGTACCGAGGACTACATCACCGGCCGTTTCGGGTAG
- the pstS gene encoding phosphate ABC transporter substrate-binding protein PstS: MIQQIKKAFLALALVATVGAAAGQASAETLINGAGATFPYPLYSKWFSEYAKVDKSVKFNYQSIGSGGGIKQITAQTVDFGASDKFLSDQELSAAPGKLLHIPTVMGAVVVTYNVPGVPSGIKLNSEDVANIYLGKITMWNDKRIADDNKGINLPAKPIIVVHRSDGSGTTSIFTDYLTGVNAEWAKKVGKGASVKWPVGLGGKGNEGVAGQIKTTPYTIGYVELAYAFENKLPFASLKNGAGVFVAPSIKSTSAAAAAALKNMPADYRISLVNQPGKDAYPVVGFTWLLVYEKQKDAVKGKKLVEFLNWSMTKGQKMASPMLYAPLPNSVVKMVQKTIKTIK, from the coding sequence ATGATTCAGCAGATAAAAAAAGCATTCCTGGCGCTGGCCCTCGTGGCGACTGTGGGCGCCGCCGCAGGTCAGGCATCCGCGGAAACCCTCATTAACGGCGCAGGCGCCACCTTCCCGTATCCCCTTTACTCCAAGTGGTTCAGCGAGTACGCCAAAGTGGACAAGAGCGTTAAGTTCAACTACCAATCCATCGGCAGCGGCGGCGGCATCAAGCAGATCACCGCTCAGACCGTCGATTTCGGCGCCAGCGATAAATTCCTCTCCGATCAGGAACTGAGCGCGGCCCCGGGCAAGCTCCTTCACATCCCGACCGTCATGGGTGCCGTCGTAGTCACCTACAACGTTCCGGGGGTACCCTCCGGCATCAAGCTCAACTCCGAAGACGTAGCCAACATCTACCTCGGTAAGATCACCATGTGGAACGACAAGAGGATCGCCGACGACAACAAGGGGATCAACCTCCCGGCCAAGCCGATCATCGTCGTCCACCGCTCCGACGGCAGCGGCACCACCAGCATCTTTACGGACTACCTGACCGGGGTCAACGCGGAGTGGGCGAAGAAGGTCGGCAAGGGCGCTTCCGTCAAGTGGCCGGTAGGTCTGGGCGGCAAGGGTAACGAAGGCGTTGCGGGACAGATCAAGACCACCCCGTACACCATCGGCTACGTCGAACTCGCCTACGCCTTCGAAAACAAGCTTCCCTTCGCGTCCCTGAAAAACGGCGCCGGCGTCTTCGTGGCACCGTCCATCAAGTCCACCAGCGCCGCGGCGGCAGCAGCGCTGAAGAATATGCCCGCCGACTACCGCATCTCGCTGGTGAACCAGCCCGGCAAGGACGCCTACCCGGTGGTCGGCTTCACCTGGCTCCTCGTTTATGAGAAGCAGAAGGATGCTGTCAAGGGCAAGAAGCTGGTCGAGTTCCTTAACTGGAGCATGACCAAAGGGCAGAAGATGGCGTCCCCCATGCTGTACGCGCCGCTTCCGAACAGCGTGGTGAAGATGGTTCAGAAGACGATCAAGACCATCAAGTAA
- a CDS encoding Rid family detoxifying hydrolase → MSRNAITAENAVAVGPYSHGIDAGDAIYLSRQTPIDPATGQLVSGGITVQAEQCFANLFAVLKSAGLDEGSVVKVNVFLVDMSDFAAMNSVYEKQFTRPYPARTTIGVASLPLGARIEIELVARRENRTS, encoded by the coding sequence ATGTCGCGTAATGCAATAACCGCCGAAAATGCAGTTGCCGTTGGTCCATATTCCCATGGCATAGATGCCGGCGACGCCATCTATTTGTCGAGACAGACGCCAATTGATCCAGCGACCGGACAGCTTGTTTCAGGCGGCATCACGGTTCAGGCCGAGCAGTGCTTTGCGAACCTTTTCGCTGTGCTTAAGTCGGCCGGCCTCGATGAGGGCAGCGTGGTGAAGGTCAACGTTTTCCTGGTGGATATGAGTGATTTTGCTGCCATGAATTCCGTCTATGAAAAGCAATTCACTCGGCCGTATCCGGCACGAACGACGATTGGAGTTGCGTCGCTTCCGCTGGGGGCGAGGATAGAGATCGAACTGGTTGCCCGTAGAGAGAACAGGACGAGTTAG
- the pstA gene encoding phosphate ABC transporter permease PstA encodes MMHGMTFRKTKNHLMSFVMLACTLAVLIPLGLIFFHIVKMGVSSLSLDFFTHIPAPTGEAGGGMANGMFGSAIMIAGASLIGLPIGILGAIYLSEFGGSKVSTGIRFAADVLSGTPSIITGMVAYTLLVVPMKGFSGLAGSVALAMIMIPIVLRTTEEQLKMVPGSLREASLALGVPFWRTSLKVTLRSAMSGVLTGILLAVARIAGETAPLLFTALGNQFWSKNVMQPMAALPLQIFSFAIAPYEDWHKLAWAGALVLVTVMFALSLTARYFGRSRHAR; translated from the coding sequence ATGATGCACGGCATGACCTTCCGCAAAACGAAGAACCACCTGATGAGTTTCGTGATGCTCGCCTGCACGCTGGCAGTGCTCATCCCGCTCGGGCTCATCTTCTTCCACATCGTGAAGATGGGGGTCAGCTCGCTCTCGCTCGATTTCTTCACCCACATCCCGGCACCGACCGGCGAGGCGGGGGGCGGCATGGCCAACGGCATGTTCGGCTCGGCTATCATGATCGCGGGCGCCTCCCTGATCGGCCTTCCCATCGGCATCCTGGGGGCGATATACCTCTCAGAGTTCGGAGGCTCCAAGGTCTCCACGGGGATCAGGTTCGCGGCCGACGTCCTCTCCGGCACCCCATCCATCATCACCGGGATGGTCGCCTACACGCTCCTGGTAGTGCCGATGAAAGGCTTCTCCGGCCTCGCAGGCTCGGTGGCTCTGGCGATGATCATGATCCCCATCGTGCTGCGCACTACCGAGGAGCAACTGAAGATGGTTCCGGGGTCCTTGCGGGAAGCTTCGCTCGCGCTGGGGGTCCCCTTCTGGCGCACGAGCCTCAAGGTGACCTTAAGAAGCGCCATGTCAGGCGTGCTGACCGGGATACTGCTGGCGGTGGCACGGATAGCCGGCGAGACCGCGCCGCTTCTCTTCACCGCGCTGGGGAACCAGTTCTGGAGCAAGAACGTCATGCAGCCGATGGCCGCGCTCCCCCTGCAGATCTTCAGCTTCGCCATCGCGCCCTACGAGGACTGGCATAAACTCGCCTGGGCCGGCGCCCTGGTTCTCGTCACCGTCATGTTCGCATTGAGCCTCACCGCCCGCTATTTCGGCAGGAGCAGGCACGCTAGATAA
- a CDS encoding DUF167 domain-containing protein: protein MSKKPFFYWEGDTLVLNVLGTPNAKRDAIGKPKGHQLCISVTAVPRAGRATDHMVRFLAEEFEVAVSDIQVVFGRMNVNKQLRIKAPKRLPSVIGQQDLAL, encoded by the coding sequence ATGTCGAAGAAACCGTTTTTTTACTGGGAGGGAGACACGCTCGTGCTCAACGTGCTGGGCACCCCCAATGCCAAGCGCGACGCCATCGGCAAGCCGAAGGGGCACCAACTCTGCATCAGTGTGACCGCAGTTCCCCGTGCCGGGCGGGCCACCGACCACATGGTGCGCTTTCTGGCGGAGGAATTCGAGGTGGCCGTCTCCGACATCCAGGTGGTCTTCGGCCGCATGAACGTCAACAAGCAGCTGCGGATCAAGGCGCCGAAGCGGTTGCCTTCGGTCATCGGGCAGCAGGATCTTGCCCTTTGA
- a CDS encoding GDYXXLXY domain-containing protein, translated as MRNIVLFVTAACVLVLVNYNIWQREELIHSGRTVLLELAPIDPRSLMQGDYMALRYKIADEKIPPGARDGRMILALDARNVATFRRFAGDAQPAAGEVAFRYRIRNGKPKLATNAFFFQEKQGNYYSAAKYGEFRLAPDGEAILVALRGADLQTLGPQGRAVR; from the coding sequence ATGCGTAATATCGTCCTCTTTGTTACTGCCGCATGTGTGCTCGTGCTGGTCAATTACAACATTTGGCAAAGGGAAGAGCTTATCCATAGCGGCCGGACGGTGCTGCTTGAGTTGGCGCCCATCGACCCCCGCTCTCTCATGCAGGGGGACTATATGGCTCTGCGCTACAAGATAGCGGACGAAAAGATCCCCCCAGGAGCGAGGGACGGCCGGATGATCCTCGCATTGGACGCGCGCAATGTCGCGACCTTCCGCCGCTTCGCCGGCGATGCCCAGCCGGCTGCCGGTGAAGTCGCTTTCCGTTACCGCATCCGCAACGGGAAGCCCAAGTTAGCCACCAATGCCTTCTTCTTTCAGGAGAAACAGGGGAACTACTATTCGGCAGCGAAATATGGAGAGTTCAGACTGGCGCCGGACGGCGAGGCGATACTGGTCGCTCTGCGCGGGGCCGACCTGCAAACGCTTGGACCGCAGGGGCGAGCAGTCCGTTAA
- the pstS gene encoding phosphate ABC transporter substrate-binding protein PstS, with the protein MLRHLAKTLALVVALSVGAGAAYADTTLKGAGATFPHPLYSKWFRDYQAEDPSVTFSYEAKGSGHGIKRIISGEVDFGATDKFLTDQELKGAPGKLLHVPTVIGAVAVAYNIPGIGAGLKLTPQALAGIYQGKITKWNAPLLAKLNPKLRLPAQEIVVVHRSDSSGTTSIFTDYLSAVDKSWATSVGKGTSVAWPVGEGAEGSSALVKKIGETPNSIGYVEIAYALENDLNTAALKNKSGKFVKANVLSTRAAAVQAMKKQTGKALSAEPDFRLSLVDQPGKESYPVVGLTWLLVYQEQRDAVQGKKLVEFLRWQLRKAEKMTSTLHYTPLPDTWTRQVEQTIDSIRVPQ; encoded by the coding sequence ATGTTGAGACATCTCGCGAAGACCCTGGCACTGGTTGTTGCATTATCGGTAGGCGCCGGCGCGGCATACGCCGACACAACCCTCAAGGGAGCAGGCGCTACCTTCCCCCACCCCCTCTACAGCAAATGGTTCCGGGACTACCAGGCTGAGGACCCCTCCGTAACTTTCAGCTATGAAGCCAAGGGAAGCGGACATGGGATAAAGAGGATAATAAGCGGCGAGGTCGACTTCGGCGCCACTGACAAATTCCTCACCGACCAGGAACTGAAGGGGGCGCCCGGGAAACTGCTGCATGTCCCTACTGTCATAGGCGCCGTAGCGGTGGCGTACAACATCCCCGGCATAGGCGCCGGGCTCAAACTGACACCGCAGGCCCTGGCGGGAATCTACCAAGGGAAAATCACCAAGTGGAACGCCCCTCTCCTTGCCAAGCTGAACCCGAAGCTGAGGCTTCCAGCCCAGGAGATCGTCGTCGTCCACCGCTCCGACAGCAGCGGCACCACCAGCATCTTCACCGACTACCTGAGCGCAGTGGACAAATCCTGGGCTACGTCCGTAGGCAAAGGAACCAGCGTTGCCTGGCCGGTCGGGGAAGGAGCCGAGGGAAGCAGCGCGCTGGTCAAGAAGATCGGAGAGACGCCCAACAGCATCGGGTACGTCGAGATAGCCTACGCCCTGGAAAACGACCTCAACACCGCGGCCCTCAAGAACAAAAGCGGCAAGTTCGTCAAAGCGAACGTGTTGTCCACCCGCGCAGCGGCAGTGCAGGCGATGAAAAAACAGACGGGGAAAGCACTGTCGGCTGAGCCCGATTTCCGTTTGTCACTGGTGGACCAACCGGGCAAGGAGTCCTACCCGGTCGTGGGTCTTACCTGGCTATTGGTGTACCAGGAGCAGCGGGACGCGGTACAGGGGAAAAAGCTGGTGGAGTTCCTGAGATGGCAGTTGAGAAAGGCGGAGAAGATGACCTCGACGCTACACTACACGCCGCTCCCCGACACCTGGACGAGGCAGGTTGAGCAGACAATCGACAGCATCCGTGTACCGCAGTAG
- the pstC gene encoding phosphate ABC transporter permease subunit PstC codes for METELPSSCYTDATETTVQSARKKHEPAQAKKLNGDAVFRYLTTCFAFSIILILALMLYEMTGESMPAIKAFGWKFVKSTEWDAVQGIFGALPYLYGSVVSSVLALALATPLSIGAALFITEVAPARVGALVAPLVELLAAIPSVIYGLWGVLVMAPWLQSTVQPFLIEHFGFIPLFQGAPYGVSMLAAIFILMIMVVPIITSITREVLLAVPQSQKEAAIALGATRWETIKIAILPYGKSGILGASILGLGRAIGETMAVTMVIGNAPNISLSLLSPAYTMPSVIANEFAETTSKLHASALMEIGLILMLVTLIVNALARLLIWSVSRSAKGGAA; via the coding sequence TTGGAAACCGAATTACCAAGTTCTTGTTACACAGACGCAACGGAGACAACCGTGCAATCGGCAAGGAAAAAACACGAACCGGCACAGGCCAAGAAGCTGAACGGAGATGCCGTCTTCCGTTACCTGACCACCTGTTTCGCCTTCAGCATCATCCTCATCCTGGCGCTCATGCTTTACGAAATGACCGGCGAGAGCATGCCGGCCATCAAGGCCTTCGGCTGGAAGTTCGTGAAATCGACGGAGTGGGACGCGGTCCAGGGAATCTTCGGCGCCCTCCCCTACCTCTACGGGTCGGTGGTCTCCTCGGTCTTGGCGCTCGCCCTCGCCACCCCCTTGAGCATCGGCGCGGCCCTCTTCATCACCGAAGTAGCACCGGCGCGCGTCGGTGCCCTGGTTGCCCCCCTGGTGGAACTGTTGGCGGCGATACCCTCGGTCATCTACGGCCTCTGGGGTGTGCTGGTGATGGCGCCTTGGCTCCAGTCCACGGTCCAGCCCTTCCTCATCGAGCACTTCGGCTTCATCCCTCTCTTCCAGGGCGCCCCCTACGGCGTCAGCATGCTGGCCGCCATCTTCATCCTGATGATCATGGTGGTGCCGATCATCACCTCCATCACCCGCGAGGTGCTGCTGGCGGTGCCGCAGAGCCAGAAGGAAGCGGCGATAGCGCTCGGCGCTACCCGCTGGGAGACCATCAAGATCGCCATCCTCCCCTACGGCAAATCAGGCATCCTGGGCGCTTCGATCCTCGGCCTCGGCCGAGCCATCGGCGAGACCATGGCGGTCACCATGGTGATCGGCAACGCGCCCAACATCTCGCTGTCGCTTCTCTCCCCGGCCTACACCATGCCGAGCGTCATCGCCAACGAATTCGCCGAGACCACCTCCAAGCTGCATGCCTCGGCGCTGATGGAGATCGGCCTGATCCTCATGCTGGTCACCTTGATCGTGAACGCCCTGGCCAGGCTCTTGATCTGGAGCGTCTCTAGAAGCGCCAAGGGAGGTGCGGCATGA
- the phoU gene encoding phosphate signaling complex protein PhoU, with amino-acid sequence MEREHFSKQYDTELNEIRERLLEMGGKVEVMIDNAMKSLVERDTELADRTIAFDHEINTLEMVIDEKCLEVLARRQPAARDLRFITLALKIVTDLERIGDQCANICKRARELNQEPSLKPYIDLPRMAQAASIMVTKALDAFVRGDDNLAIKVCEDDQCVDELNEQIQRELLTFMMGDPTTISRAMKIIHVSKCLERIADHATNIAEMVIFMVKGKDIRHTIA; translated from the coding sequence ATGGAGAGAGAGCACTTCAGCAAGCAGTACGACACTGAGCTGAACGAGATACGGGAAAGGCTTCTTGAGATGGGGGGCAAGGTAGAGGTGATGATCGACAACGCGATGAAGTCCCTGGTGGAGAGGGACACGGAGCTTGCCGACCGGACCATCGCCTTCGACCACGAGATCAACACGCTGGAGATGGTGATCGACGAGAAGTGCCTGGAGGTCCTGGCACGCAGGCAGCCGGCGGCGCGCGACCTGCGCTTCATCACCCTGGCGCTGAAGATCGTCACCGACCTGGAGCGGATCGGAGACCAGTGCGCCAACATCTGCAAGCGGGCGCGGGAACTGAACCAGGAGCCGTCGCTCAAGCCTTACATCGACCTGCCGCGCATGGCGCAGGCCGCGTCCATCATGGTCACCAAGGCGCTGGACGCCTTCGTCCGCGGCGATGATAACTTGGCGATCAAGGTGTGCGAGGACGACCAGTGCGTCGACGAACTGAACGAGCAGATCCAGCGGGAGCTTCTTACGTTCATGATGGGGGATCCCACGACCATCAGCCGCGCGATGAAGATCATCCATGTTTCCAAGTGCCTGGAGCGCATCGCCGATCACGCCACCAACATCGCCGAGATGGTCATCTTCATGGTCAAGGGTAAGGACATCCGTCACACCATTGCCTGA
- a CDS encoding DUF2157 domain-containing protein — MRIECPSCQFAADVDPAKVPTKGANTKCPRCSNVFFVGPAEPVAMQDTSASIVCPKCGVEQPAAESCASCGIFYEKYRAVQERRLQADNGDKYEPATEDAPFPDTVTGGLAPQVPVPLSKAMFHFGHGRGELFKWIADGRLAPEALPQASRIAGMLPGRMEWRRFLDGLALWSGATFLALAVIFFFAYNWKELGSFTRFGIAEGLLGASVLASWRLGLERTAGKAALLAATLLVGALLALVGQTYQTGADPWELFATWALFVLPWVAISRFPALWLVWLALVNLALSLYYSAFAGFFGFVYGTQTLLWTLTAVNTVALAVWELVASRGTQWLAERWPPRLIATFVTGYFTTLAAWGIVGRSSAGFAEVIGYFAWLACTYQIYRHRIRDLYVLALGVLSIVCVSAVFLGHNLGDQDAGALLFVGVTVLGLSAVGGWWLRAVAGEVES, encoded by the coding sequence ATGAGAATTGAATGCCCTTCCTGTCAATTCGCTGCCGATGTCGACCCGGCGAAGGTCCCTACCAAAGGGGCGAACACCAAGTGTCCACGTTGCTCGAACGTATTTTTCGTCGGCCCGGCAGAACCGGTCGCTATGCAAGACACCTCCGCATCCATCGTTTGCCCCAAGTGCGGCGTCGAGCAACCAGCAGCCGAGAGCTGCGCCAGTTGCGGAATTTTCTACGAAAAGTACCGAGCTGTGCAAGAGCGGCGGCTGCAGGCCGACAACGGCGATAAATATGAGCCGGCGACGGAGGACGCACCTTTTCCAGACACCGTGACAGGGGGACTGGCTCCGCAGGTGCCTGTCCCCTTGAGTAAGGCCATGTTTCATTTCGGCCACGGTCGGGGGGAACTCTTCAAATGGATAGCGGATGGGCGCCTCGCCCCCGAAGCCCTGCCTCAAGCGTCGCGTATCGCGGGGATGCTCCCTGGGCGGATGGAGTGGCGCCGGTTCCTGGACGGGCTGGCGCTTTGGAGCGGGGCGACGTTCCTCGCCTTAGCGGTGATTTTCTTCTTCGCCTACAACTGGAAGGAACTCGGCAGTTTCACCCGGTTCGGCATAGCGGAGGGGCTGCTTGGCGCTTCGGTGCTTGCCTCCTGGCGTCTCGGGTTGGAGCGGACCGCCGGGAAAGCCGCCCTTCTTGCCGCGACGCTATTGGTGGGTGCGCTTTTGGCACTCGTCGGCCAAACGTACCAGACCGGCGCCGACCCTTGGGAACTCTTCGCCACATGGGCGCTCTTCGTGCTGCCGTGGGTCGCCATATCCCGGTTCCCGGCGCTGTGGCTTGTATGGCTCGCACTGGTTAATCTTGCGCTCAGCCTTTACTACAGCGCCTTTGCGGGATTTTTCGGTTTCGTGTACGGGACGCAAACCCTGCTGTGGACATTGACCGCAGTAAATACGGTTGCGCTTGCGGTATGGGAGTTGGTCGCCAGCCGGGGTACTCAATGGCTGGCTGAGCGCTGGCCCCCCCGCCTGATAGCTACTTTCGTGACTGGATACTTCACCACGCTGGCGGCATGGGGAATCGTCGGCCGCTCCTCCGCCGGATTCGCGGAAGTTATCGGCTACTTCGCCTGGTTGGCCTGCACCTACCAAATTTACCGACACCGGATCCGCGACCTCTACGTACTTGCACTGGGAGTATTGAGCATTGTCTGCGTGTCGGCGGTTTTTCTGGGCCATAACCTAGGCGACCAGGATGCAGGGGCGTTGCTCTTCGTAGGGGTCACCGTGTTGGGGCTTTCCGCGGTCGGCGGGTGGTGGCTACGGGCGGTAGCAGGCGAGGTGGAATCATGA